The region ATAGTTTCATAGTCTCCCACCTATCCTACACAAACCGAACCAAACACCAATACCAAGCTATAGTGAAGGTCCCGGGGTCTTTTCGTCCTGCCGCGCGTAACGAGCATCTTTACTCGTAGTGCAATTTCACCGGGCCTGTGGTTGAGACAGCAGAGAAGTCGTTACGCCATTCGTGCAGGTCGGAACTTACCCGACAAGGAATTTCGCTACCTTAGGATGGTTATAGTTACCACCGCCGTTTACTGGGGCTTAAATTCTCAGCTTCGCCACAAAGTGACTAACCGGTCCTCTTAACCTTCCAGCACCGGGCAGGCGTCAGTCCATATACATCAACTTAAAAGTCTTCGCATGGACCTGTGTTTTTGATAAACAGTCGCTTCTCTCTATTCTCTGCGACCCCACAACGCAACAACTACCGAATGGTAGAGCACGTCGTGTGGTCCCCCTTCTCCCGAAGTTACGGGGGCATTTTGCCGAGTTCCTTAACCACAGTTCACCCGAACGCCTTAGTATKTTCAACCTGACTACCTGTGTCGGTTTAGGGTACGGGCCATATACACACATCGCTAGAGGCTTTTCTTGACAGTACAGGATCACCAACTTCRCYCSCATRGRGCTACGCRTCACGCCTCGATGTCATGTGGTGCGGATTTACCTACACCACCATCTGCACGCTTACACCAACAATCCAATAAGTGGCATGGCTACCAACCTGTGTCACCCCATCGCTTGAACCACACATCAGGCCCCACGACATCAACCACAACATCACTCAAAGAGTGATACTAARGTATCCGCGGTGGTTAGTATCAGTGCTTTATCAGGGGCGCGTGTATACGGGTACCAGAATATCAACTGGTTGTCCATCGACTACGCCTGTCGGCCTCGCCTTAGGTCCCGACTCACCCTGGGAAGACGAACTTGACCCAGGAACCCTTAGTCATCCGGCGGTAAGGATTCTCACCTTACAATTCGTTACTCATGCCTGCATTCTCACTCGCACACACTCCACGCCTCCTCACGGTAACGCTTCAACGCATGTACGACGCTCCCCTACCCAACAACAAAAGTTGTTGCCGCGGCTTCGGCGGTGTGCTTGAGCCCCACTACATTGTCGGCGCAGAACCACTCGACCAGTGAGCTATTACGCACTCTTTCAAGGATGGCTGCTTCTAAGCCAACCTCCTGGCTGTCTTCGCGATCCCACATCCTTTTCCACTTAGCACACCCTTAGGGGCCTTAACCGGCGATCTGGGCTGTTTCCCTTTCGACTATGAAGCTTATCCCCCACAGTCTCACTGCCGTAGAACACAAATTAGTGGCATTCGGAGTTTGGCTGATGTTGCTAAGATTGTAGTCCCGCTCAACCAACCAGTCGCTCTACCTCCACCAAGCTACTACGACGCTGCACCTAAATGCATTTCGGGGAGAACCAGCTATCACGGAGTTTGATTGGCCTTTCACCCCTACCCACAACTCATCCCCGCAGTTTTCAACCTACGTGGGTTCGCGCCTCCACGACGTCTTACCATCGCTTCACACTGGCCATGGGTAGATCACCCCGCTTCGGGTCCAGGACATGCCACTAAYWACACCCCATTAGGATTCGGTTTCCCTACGGCTACCCCACACGGGTTAACCTCGCGACATGCCGCTGACTCGCAGGCTCATTCTTCAAAAGGCACGCCATCAGCCACAAAAGRGCCTCTGACGGATTGTAAGCACATGGTTTCAGGAACTATTTCACTCCCCTCCCGGGGTACTTTTCACCATTCCCTCACGGTACTATCCACTATCGGTCAGTATAAGTATTTAGGCTTACCGGGTGGTCCCGGCAGATTCACAGCAGATTCCACGAGCCCGCTGCTACTCGGGCAACCCAACAACCAGTATGCATTAGCCTTCAACTACAGGACTCTCACCTTCTCCGGTAGACCATTCCAAGCCTTTTCATCTAACCAACACACAAACCAGCAACGCAGTGGTAGCTACGTAACATCAAGCGCCCACAACACCGCACACACAACCCCTACCAAGTATCACATGCATACGGTTTAGCCTCATCCACGTTCGCTCGCCGCTACTAGCAGAATCATTATTATTTTCTCTTCCTACGGGTACTAAGATGTTTCACTTCCCCGCGTCAACCCCCACACAGCTATGAATTCACCATGTAGTAACCACCCATAACGATGGCCAGGTTTCCCCATTCGGACATCCTCGGATCAACGCTTAATTGACAACTCCCCGAGGCTTAACGCAGCCTTTCACGTCCTTCATCGGCTCACACTGCCAAGGCATCCACCATGCGCCCTTTGTAACGAACACACAAAACACCTACAACAAAGAATAAACACAAAAAATAAACACCCAGAACAAACAAGCTCTGAGCATCTATAGAGATAAAATCACACAACCAACAACACATACATACTGCACGGCAACATGTAAATGKTGCTGGTCGATGCTCGCGTCCACTATACAGTTCTCACACAACACACCCACCAACCAAACAACCACCACCATGTACGTGGTTATCCGTGTTTGTGGGGTWACACAAGGAGCGATGATGCCCCAGACACCCAACAATGCACCAATACCGCCCAACTGACAAACAGTTGAACACTYTATTTCTTTKWATCGTTGTGGTCCGTGAGTGGACTTGTTTGTGTTTGTTGGTCTTGTGGTATGTCTCCACCCGATTAACTATGCGGTGGCAGTACCACGTGCGGGTACATCAACCAACCAATGCCCACAACTGTGRGACTTTTTTAATGCTCCTTAGAAAGGAGGTGATCCAGCCGCACCTTCCGGTACGGCTACCTTGTTACGACTTCGTCCCAATCGCCGATCCCACCTTCGACAGCTCCCTAAACGAGTTTGGGCCACTGGCTTCGGGTGTTACCAACTTTCATGACGTGACGGGCGGTGTGTACAAGGCCCGGGAACGTATTCACCGCAGCATTGCTGATCTGCGATTACTAGCGACTCCGACTTCATGGGGTCGAGTTGCAGACCCCAATCCGAACTAAGGCCGGCTTTCAGCGATTCGCTTAACCTCACAGTCTCGCTGCGCGTTGTACCGACCATTGTAGCATGTGTGAAGCCCTGGACATAAGGGGCATGATGATTTGACGTCATCCCCACCTTCCTCCGAGTTGACCCCGGCAGTCTCTCATGAGTCCCCACCACTACGTGCTGGCAACATAAGATAAGGGTTGCGCTCGTTGCGGGACTTAACCCAACATCTCACGACACGAGCTGACGACAACCATGCACCACCTGTGAACCAGCCACAAGGGAARCSAYATCTCTRYSGCGRTCTGGTACATGTCAAGCCCAGGTAAGGTTCTTCGCGTTGCATCGAATTAATCCACATGCTCCGCCGCTTGTGCGGGCCCCCGTCAATTCCTTTGAGTTTTAGCCTTGCGGCCGTACTCCCCAGGCGGGGCGCTTAATGCGTTAGCTACGGCACGAACCCCGTGGAAGGGACTCACACCTAGCGCCCACCGTTTACGGCATGGACTACCAGGGTATCTAATCCTGTTCGCTACCCATGCTTTCGCTCCTCAGCGTCAGTTACTGCCCAGAGACCTGCCTTCGCCATCGGTGTTCCTCCTGATATCTGCGCATTTCACCGCTACACCAGGAATTCCAGTCTCCCCTACAGCACTCAAGTTATGCCCGTATCGCCTGCACGCCCGAAGTTAAGCCCCGGGATTTCACAGACGACGCGACAAACCACCTACGAGCTCTTTACGCCCAGTAATTCCGGACAACGCTCGCACCCTACGTATTACCGCGGCTGCTGGCACGTAGTTAGCCGGTGCTTCTTATCCAGGTACCGTCACAAAACGCTTCGTCCCTGGCGAAAGGAGTTTACAACCCGAAGGCCGTCATCCCCCACGCGGCGTCGCTGCATCAGGCTTGCGCCCATTGTGCAATATTCCCCACTGCTGCCTCCCGTAGGAGTCTGGGCCGTATCTCAGTCCCAATGTGGCCGTACACCCTCTCAGGCCGGCTACCCGTCGACGCCTTGGTAGGCCATTACCCCACCAACAAGCTGATAGGCCGCAGGCTCATCCTACACCGAAAAAACTTTCCAACCATCACACCAAAGATGGCTCCTATCCGGTATTAGACCCAGTTTCCCAGGCTTATCCCGAAGTGCAGGGCAGATCACCCACGTGTTACTCACCCGTTCGCCACTCGAGTACCCCCAGCAAGCTGGGGGCCTTTCCGTTCGACTTGCATGTGTTAAGCACGCCGCCAGCGTTCGTCCTGAGCCAGGATCAAACTCTCCACAAAAAATCCACACACGAAAAGCAAAGCCTTCCGTGAATCAGAAAAATAAAGGCCGTGAAAAGCCCAAACCTAGACAAACAAACCAAACACGCAGAACACAAAGTGTTCTACATATACTGGCTTAAAAATTACTACATAAAGAATAAACTCGACCAGCCTCCTACCCGACGGGGTACAAGCAAGGCTGGCACATGACCTACTGATAAACAGTAAAACCCATGCTGGTTAACCCTTAGTATGTAGCCGGTAAAGAAAATTATTAATTCTATTTCAATGACACCCTCAAAACCGAAAGGCACCATCCGGCACACACCAACACCACCACCTATTGAAGTGATGGCACCAACACAAGTCCACCTACAGCAGACCACAACAAAAAATAAGTATTGGCACACTATTGAGTTCTCAAACATCATGACTACGCAAGGCCTGCACGCACAGTCGCGCACAACACTCTTACGAGTAATTTTTGGATTGTCAGTGCTGTTTTCCTCTCGCCGCTTCAGCCAGAAACTTTGTTTCTGTGGGGCGCTGTCGGTCGCGCTGACTCGTATAAAGTTACACACCGATCTGAAACTTTACAAATCTCCAGGTCGATACATGTTTTAGTCGGTTCCAAACCACGCACTAATACCGGGTTTGAAAGGCTCTTTAAGACGTACTTGCCACGCTACTGCGGGAACCCAGAGTAGATAGACGCCAGCGGCACCGAGAGTGAGGAGCGACTGCGAGTTAACGCGGTTGTGGAGAATGAATAGAGCGATGGCCACCGCAATCATGACGACTGCGACGAACCAGGTCTTCTTATTCGCCATCTCGAGCGAAATCATCGTTGCTGGGAAAAGCAGTGAGGCCATTACTAGCCACCAGGGCCACAACCCGGTGATGACGGCATAGAGCAACATCGCGACTGTTGTCATTGCGACGCCAGCTAGGGGTGCAAGCACAGCGGTCTTAGTCCAGTCTTTTCGGTTGCCGCCCATGGTGACGTAGTTGTGCAGGGAACCGACGTGTTCTTCGCCGAAGACAAAGACAATGAAGACGGCCGCCAAGATGATGAGCATCCCCGCGGCACCGATGGTTTCAATGATGTCGGTGACGCGATCGCTGAAGAGCCCGTCGGGGACAAGGGTGAGGGCACCAATAACGATGACTGCGAGCCAGGTACCGCTCCAGCTGCGAACTAGTGGCGCGAGTACGAGCTGGGCGCGCGGTGTCGGTGCCCAACGGCCGAAGTCGTCGCGCCCCGGGGAGTTCGCGCGTAAGCGCTTCTCCGCAGGTTCGGGGATTGGCCCTTTGTCCCGGGCGTCGTGGACGATGCGCCAGACCCAGGCAATCACGGGAAGGATGTAGGGCCACCAGGTTTCGTGTGCGAAGTAGGTCAGCCCACCTATAACCATGTAGGCCGTCGCAAGAATCGACGAATGCTTGCGCCAGGTCTGCGCGGGAACGCTGAAGGTCTGATACTTCTTTCCATCAGGCTGGGCACCACCGACAAGGCTTGCGAGGACGACACTAAAGAGTCCTCGGCCGAAGTTGTCGGTTGCAAGAAAGCTCAGGGCAGCGATGATGAGTGGGTTAAGTAGCAAGCTACTTGGCCCCATGAGGTTCCACATCTGTTTCAACGCCACTCACCACCTAGCGCTTCCACTGCTTGTTCCAGACCGACGTTGGCGGTGCGCAGGCCAGCGGCGTTGACGCGCTCGAAGAGTTCGGTGATGTCGGTGCTGCGGGCATCGACAAGTGCTTTGTCGCCCAAGGCGCTGCTGTCCCGGTGCAGGACTGGAAGGCTGAGGTCGCGGAGGAAGAGCGTGAGTTTATCCTCAGTGCCGGCGATTTCGACGACGGCGTCCAGGAGGTCGTCGACGGTGTGGAACATTGGGTTTTCGCCTAGCTGCAGCACGGTGTCGAGGTAGTCGGAGACCTCGGCGAGATGATGGGTGGAGATGACGATGGTGCGGCCGCGCTCCTCGCGGAGTACGTCGAAGAAGACCTGGCGGCGTTGGTGGTCGAGGCCGAGGTAAGGCTCATCGAGAAGCATGAGCTCGCAACCTGAGGCCACAGCCATGATGATGCCGGCGGCAGATTTCTGACCGCGGGACAGGCCACTGTAATTGGTCATGGGCAGCCCGAAACGCTCAATGAGCTCGTCGGCGCGCTGGTCGTTCCAGGTCTTCCAACGGGACTTACCTAGTTGGAAGAGCTTTTTCATATTCCAGCCTTCGGGGAGTGGGTTGTCGATGCCCATGAGGATGGTGCGGTCCATGACCTGCGAATTGTCGAAGGGCTGCTCGCCGTATACTTCCAGCCCAGTCGAGTCGTGCTGGCCGGCAATCATGCGCAGCAGCGTGGTCTTGCCAATGCCGTTGGGTCCGACCAGGCCGTGGACGAGGCCATCGTTAAGCGTGAAGCTCAAGGCAGGAGTGCGCAGCATCTCTAAGTTCTGAGCGTGAATCATTCGTAGAGTCCTCGGCTTTCGGCTACTCGGTTGATGAGGTCGTGGAGCTGTTCGCGGGAATAGCTCAGGCGGACGGCTTCATCGATAAGCGGTGCGACGTACTCGGCGGCAAAGTCGCCGCGGCGGCGCTCACGAATCTTCGCGGCGGCCCCCTCGGCAACAAACATGCCGATGCCACGTCGCTTATCCAGGATTTCTAGCTCCACCAGCAAGGTGAGTCCTTTGCGGGCGGTGGCCGGGTTGATGCTGTGGAAAGCAGCCAGCTCATTCGTCGACGGCGCGCGGTCGCCCTCAGCGAGGGTTCCATCGACGATGGAGTCCTCAATCAGGGCCGCGATCTGCCGAAAAAGTGGCTGCGTGGAGTTGTCCATGCATCCTCCCCCAGTTCAGTGTTGGTTTCGGCTTGGGAACTTCGTTAGTGGTTACTTGGTTCGTTACTTCAGTAACCAACCATAGTACCGACATCCTCACGCGGCAATAGCTGAAACCTAAAAAGAAATTACCTGGCCGTGACCTGGGAATATCTAAAAGTCGATCGACGTTTTGTTAATGATGGGGCACACTGGATCCCACAGAAATTTACTTAGAACAATTAGGAACGGAACTTAGGAGCCATGCTTGAACGCACACTTGTCTTTGTCGACACCTCATATTTGTTGGCAAGCTTTTATAACTCATACGAAACTGGAGCGCGCGCTCAGCTAGAAATTGACCTTCCGGAGGTAGTTAACACCCTCAGCTCCATGATTGAGGCCCAGCTGGGCAATGGCATTCACCGCCAATACTGGTATGACGGCATCCCCGATACCGGTCCGCACCGTTACCAGCGTGCACTGCGCACGTGTGACGGTGTGCAACTGCGTACAGGCCAGCTCATTGAGTGGGGTGAGCGCCGTACCCAAAAGGCAGTGGACACCCGCCTCGTTGCAGACATGGTGGTCTCCGCCATGAAGCAGCAAGTCACAGACTTCGTGCTGGTTAGCGGCGATGCCGACATGATCCCGGGCGTGCAAGAAGCCGTCACCAACGGCGTGCGCGTCCACCTCTATGGTTTTGGCTGGGATTCGATGTCATCTGCCCTGCGCCATGCCTGCGATACCACCACCATCCTGGATCCACGTGAGGACTTCTCCGATGCGATGGAGCTGCAGGTCCTCGAAGGCCCGCTGCCACCAGTGGTCCGCGAGCAAACCGTGGGAGATTCTGAAGAGTCTTCGGAGGGAGAGAACGCCGAATCTGCAGAAGGCCAGGCAGAACAGCCTGTACCGGCAGAGACCGAGGCCGCACCGGCGGGCGACTCTCCGCGCAAGGACACCACCGCCACCGAAGATTGCGAAGAGCCTTCCGAGGTCGAGGCAGCCTTTGCGTCCTCCCCGAAGCCAGGACCGCCACCGACGCCGAAGCCTGCACCGGCCACAGAATCCCAGAAGTCGACGCCGACGCCTGGCGATGCCGCTGCGAAGAAGCCTGGCTCCTCTGAGGGCAAGCAGGCTCCGAAGCCGTCGATGATGGCGCCGCGTCGTAAGCTGCGCTCGAAGTATGTACCACTGCCGGAAGAGGTCTGGACGACTGCTGGTTTCCAGTCGCCTTTCGACGTCGGCAGGCAATACGCCTCCTGGTGGTTTGAAAATGCCGCCAATTCAGAGCAGCGCGACCAAGCGCACATGCTCTCCGGTGGCGGACTTCCCCCGGAAATTGACCGTCCGCTGCTGCAGTTCGCGTGTGAGACTCTGCACGAGTACACACTGACCGAAACTCAGCGCGTGAATCTGCGCGACGGTTTCCACTCCGGAATTCGCGGCGTGTTAATCAACATCAACCGCGAATCCTAAAGCTTAAAGCGGCGAGAAGTACCAGTTACTTCTCGTCGTTTGTGTCGTTTTTGACCTCGTTGAGGGCGTCTTGCACGGCGTCGTTCTCAATCGAGTCAGCGCCAGACTCCAGCTGCTTGCTCTGCTGCATCTCCGAGCGAATGGCATCGAGGCGCGCGGTGGCCTTCATGTCGTTGCCGGCAGCAGAGATCTCCTGAATGCGGTCGCCACCCGAGGCCTGATGGATTTCCTGCTGGCCGAGAGAGGTGGTGTAGCGCTGCTCAATCTTGGCGCGCACCGAATCCAGGGTCGGCACGGAATCATCCGGCTTGAGCTCGTTCATCGAGTCCATGGCCTTGGCGTTCTGCTCCTGCATGGCGGCTTGGTCGGCCTGTGCTTCGAGCTGGCTGACCTGAGCAAGCTGCTCCTTGAGACGAGCCTCGGATTCCTTCTGCTGGGCCTGTGCCTGCTCGGCAGCCTGCTCAGCGGCAGCGTACTGCTGCTTGGTATCTTCCAGCTCCTGCTCCACGGCAACCAGCTGGGATGCCACTACCTCGGCAGCCTGGTTGTACTCGGACGCCTTCTGCGGGTCATCAGACTGCTCCGCCAGCTCGAGAGCCCGGCGCGTCTGGTTCTGGTAATCCTCCTGGGACTTCACCAGGCGGTCCAGGCGAATCTGCAGCTGCTTCTTGTTGCCGATAATCTCTGCAGCCTGCTCCGTAATCTGCTGGTGCTGCTTCTTAGCAGCATCGACTGCTTGTTTAATCTGCACCTTCGGATCAGCGTTTTCGTCGATCTTTTGATCGAAAGAGCTCATCATGTACTTCCAGCCCTTGCTAAACGGATTAGCCATTACTCAACACTCCTTTAAGTGAGATCAAAAATGCGCTTTCCAGCGAGTGTAGCGACACTAGCCAGAAAGCGCTGTGAGAATGCTTAGGCGATTAGCCCTGTGCGTTCTGCTCGTCGACTTGACGGCGAACCTCATCCATGTCCAGATCCTTGACCTGCTTGATGAGATCCTCCAGGGCAGCCGGTGGCAGGGCGCCAGCCTCGCGGAAGACGAGGATGCCATCGCGGAAGACCATCAGGGTTGGGATGGACTGGATTTCCAGTGCCGCAGCCAGGCCCTGGTTAGCCTCAGTATCCAGCTTCGCGAAGGTAGCATCGGTGTGCTCCTCGGAAGCCTTCTCAAAGACCGGGGCGAAGCGCTTGCAGGGACCGCACCAGTCAGCCCATGCATCAACCAGGGTAATGCCCTCACCGGTAACGGTTTCTTCGAAGGTATCTTCCGTAACGTCAATCGTTGCCATTGTGTCTAGCTCCTTAACTAAAAGCTTTCGTGCTTGCGTTCTCGATCAACGGTACATGATGCCTGACTATTCCTTGCCGTATACCCCTAGGGGGTATATCGTGGAGATTGTTAGCAAGAAACCTAAGAAAGGACCCCGTTATGGCTACCCATACCTACCAGGTTGAAGGCATGACCTGCGGACACTGCGAGCTGTCCGTCCAGGAAGAAATCTCCGAAATCGAAGGCGTCGCCACCGTGCACGCTGACCACAAGACCGGCGAAGTCACCGTCGAAGGCGAAGGCTTTAACGACGATCAGATCGCTGCCGCCGTGGACGAAGCAGGCTACGAGCTGCGCTAATGACTACTCCCGTGCATCTCGACCTCGGCATCGCGGGAATGACCTGTACGTCCTGTTCCTCCCGCGTCGAGCGCAAGCTCAACAAGGTCGATGGCGTTACCGCCAGCGTGAACTACGCCACCGAGTCCGCTTCCATTGAGTACTCCCCGGAGTCGACTACTCCGCAAGAGCTCATGGATGTCGTCTCCAAGGCAGGTTACGAGGCCTTTTCTTTAGAGCCAGAGCAGCCTGACGATACTGACTCGGCCACCGACCCCGTCGATGCTGCCCGCGAGGAAGAACAGCAGGACTTACTGCACCGCACCATCGTCGCGGCAGTCATTTCCACGCCGATCATGGCGCTGTCGATGATTCCAGCCTGGCAGTTTGAGTACTGGCAGTGGGCCTGTGCCATTTTGGCCACCATCGTCTACATCTTCGGCGGTGCGCCCTTCCACAAGGCGACCTGGGCGAATATCAAGCATGGTTCTTTTACCATGGACACGCTCATCACGATGGGCACCTCGGCCGCCTACTTCTGGTCGCTTTATGCGCTCTTCTTCGGCAATGCTGGCCAGCCGGGCATGCAGATGCACATGACTTTCACCGCCCACCATGCGAAGATGGACCACATCTACTTCGAGTCTGTCGGCATGGTGATTACATTCCTGCTGTTGGGCCGCTGGTTTGAGGTTAAAGCCAAAGGCCAGTCCTCGGAAGCGTTGCGCAATCTGCTCAACATGGGTGCCAAGGATGCCTCAGTGCTTGTCGATGGCACCGAGAAACGCATCCCCATCTCGCAGGTCCAGGAGGGTGATGTCTTCATCGTCCGCCCGGGCGAGAAAATTGCTACCGATGGCGTGGTGCTCAGCGGCGCATCAGCTGTCGATGAGTCCATGCTCACCGGCGAATCCCTCCCCGTCGAGGTCAGCGAGGGCGACACCGTTACCGGCGCGACCATCAATTCGTCTGGCAAGCTAGAAGTCCGCGCCACCCGCGTGGGCAGCGACACTGTGCTCAGCCAGATGGCTGAGCTGGTCACCCAAGCCCAAGTCGGCAAGGCACCAGTACAAAAGCTCGTCGACCGCATCGCGCAGGTCTTCGTGCCTGTCGTCATCGGCATTGCAATACTCACGCTGGTCATCCAGCTCTTCTTTGGCGGCGTGGCCCCGGCCTTCCTCGCGGCAGTCTCCGTGCTGATTATCGCCTGCCCCTGCGCAATGGGCTTAGCGACGCCGACCGCCATCCTGGTCGGCACCGGCCGCGGCGCTCAACTGGGCCTGCTCATCAAGGGACCAGAAATCCTGGAGTCCACCCGCCGCATCGATACTGTCGTGCTCGATAAGACCGGCACCGTCACCACCGGTGAGATGTCCGTGGCCAACGTGCACGGCGATGTCCTCGAGCTCGCCGCCGCTGTCGAGGCCAGCTCCGCCCACCCAATCGCACAGGCCATCCAGAACGCCTGCGCGGTGGAACCTGCCAGCGACTTCCGCTCCATCGATGGCCAGGGTGTTGAAGGCACCGTCAACGGCAAGCGCGTACGCGTCGGTCGCGCCGCGGGTGATCTCGGCGAATTCACCACGGCGTTTGAGGAATCCGAAGCCGCCGGTGGCACCCCAGTCTGCGTGTACGTCGACGAAGAGCTCGCCGGCATCATCGAGGTCCGCGATACCGTCAAAGACACCGCCGCCGATGCCATTGCTGAGCTGCGCGAGCTGGGCCTGACCCCACACCTGCTTACCGGTGATAACGCTGGTGCCGCTCAAGCCGTAGCCGAAGAAGTCGGCATCGACCCTGCCAACGTCACGGCGGGAGTGATGCCGGAGGACAAGGTGGACGTCGTCAAGCGTCTGCAAGCGCAAGGCAACAACGTGGCCATGGTGGGCGATGGTGTTAACGATGCTGCTGCCCTGGCCCAAGCCGACCTGGGCTTAGCGATGGGTGCTGGCACCGACGTGGCCATTGAAGCCTCCGATATCACCTTGATGCACAGCGACCTCCGCTCTGCTGCCGATGCCATTCGCCTGTCGCGGCGGACCCTGCGCACCATCAAGGGCAACCTCTTCTGGGCCTTTGCCTACAACGTTGTGCTTATCCCTGTCGCAGCCGTCGGATTACTAAATCCCCTCTTTGCGGGGCTAGCAATGGCATTCAGTTCAGTGTTTGTTGTATCTAATTCGCTACTTTTGCGGAGGTTTAACGTCGAGCGGGATTAAGGTCTATCCATGCTCACTAGAAATCAGCGGTTAGACCGCCTTCCTGTTACCCCTAAGCACCGCAAGTTGCTCTTTGGTTCCGGCATCGGCTGGGCCTTAGACGCC is a window of Corynebacterium camporealensis DNA encoding:
- a CDS encoding GntR family transcriptional regulator, producing MDNSTQPLFRQIAALIEDSIVDGTLAEGDRAPSTNELAAFHSINPATARKGLTLLVELEILDKRRGIGMFVAEGAAAKIRERRRGDFAAEYVAPLIDEAVRLSYSREQLHDLINRVAESRGLYE
- a CDS encoding heavy-metal-associated domain-containing protein — its product is MATHTYQVEGMTCGHCELSVQEEISEIEGVATVHADHKTGEVTVEGEGFNDDQIAAAVDEAGYELR
- a CDS encoding NYN domain-containing protein, yielding MLERTLVFVDTSYLLASFYNSYETGARAQLEIDLPEVVNTLSSMIEAQLGNGIHRQYWYDGIPDTGPHRYQRALRTCDGVQLRTGQLIEWGERRTQKAVDTRLVADMVVSAMKQQVTDFVLVSGDADMIPGVQEAVTNGVRVHLYGFGWDSMSSALRHACDTTTILDPREDFSDAMELQVLEGPLPPVVREQTVGDSEESSEGENAESAEGQAEQPVPAETEAAPAGDSPRKDTTATEDCEEPSEVEAAFASSPKPGPPPTPKPAPATESQKSTPTPGDAAAKKPGSSEGKQAPKPSMMAPRRKLRSKYVPLPEEVWTTAGFQSPFDVGRQYASWWFENAANSEQRDQAHMLSGGGLPPEIDRPLLQFACETLHEYTLTETQRVNLRDGFHSGIRGVLININRES
- a CDS encoding heavy metal translocating P-type ATPase yields the protein MTTPVHLDLGIAGMTCTSCSSRVERKLNKVDGVTASVNYATESASIEYSPESTTPQELMDVVSKAGYEAFSLEPEQPDDTDSATDPVDAAREEEQQDLLHRTIVAAVISTPIMALSMIPAWQFEYWQWACAILATIVYIFGGAPFHKATWANIKHGSFTMDTLITMGTSAAYFWSLYALFFGNAGQPGMQMHMTFTAHHAKMDHIYFESVGMVITFLLLGRWFEVKAKGQSSEALRNLLNMGAKDASVLVDGTEKRIPISQVQEGDVFIVRPGEKIATDGVVLSGASAVDESMLTGESLPVEVSEGDTVTGATINSSGKLEVRATRVGSDTVLSQMAELVTQAQVGKAPVQKLVDRIAQVFVPVVIGIAILTLVIQLFFGGVAPAFLAAVSVLIIACPCAMGLATPTAILVGTGRGAQLGLLIKGPEILESTRRIDTVVLDKTGTVTTGEMSVANVHGDVLELAAAVEASSAHPIAQAIQNACAVEPASDFRSIDGQGVEGTVNGKRVRVGRAAGDLGEFTTAFEESEAAGGTPVCVYVDEELAGIIEVRDTVKDTAADAIAELRELGLTPHLLTGDNAGAAQAVAEEVGIDPANVTAGVMPEDKVDVVKRLQAQGNNVAMVGDGVNDAAALAQADLGLAMGAGTDVAIEASDITLMHSDLRSAADAIRLSRRTLRTIKGNLFWAFAYNVVLIPVAAVGLLNPLFAGLAMAFSSVFVVSNSLLLRRFNVERD
- a CDS encoding PspA/IM30 family protein — translated: MANPFSKGWKYMMSSFDQKIDENADPKVQIKQAVDAAKKQHQQITEQAAEIIGNKKQLQIRLDRLVKSQEDYQNQTRRALELAEQSDDPQKASEYNQAAEVVASQLVAVEQELEDTKQQYAAAEQAAEQAQAQQKESEARLKEQLAQVSQLEAQADQAAMQEQNAKAMDSMNELKPDDSVPTLDSVRAKIEQRYTTSLGQQEIHQASGGDRIQEISAAGNDMKATARLDAIRSEMQQSKQLESGADSIENDAVQDALNEVKNDTNDEK
- the trxA gene encoding thioredoxin translates to MATIDVTEDTFEETVTGEGITLVDAWADWCGPCKRFAPVFEKASEEHTDATFAKLDTEANQGLAAALEIQSIPTLMVFRDGILVFREAGALPPAALEDLIKQVKDLDMDEVRRQVDEQNAQG
- a CDS encoding ATP-binding cassette domain-containing protein, encoding MIHAQNLEMLRTPALSFTLNDGLVHGLVGPNGIGKTTLLRMIAGQHDSTGLEVYGEQPFDNSQVMDRTILMGIDNPLPEGWNMKKLFQLGKSRWKTWNDQRADELIERFGLPMTNYSGLSRGQKSAAGIIMAVASGCELMLLDEPYLGLDHQRRQVFFDVLREERGRTIVISTHHLAEVSDYLDTVLQLGENPMFHTVDDLLDAVVEIAGTEDKLTLFLRDLSLPVLHRDSSALGDKALVDARSTDITELFERVNAAGLRTANVGLEQAVEALGGEWR